GTTGATATCACTATCATCGCGAAGAGCATTTTTTTTATCTCTTCGCACTTGAAACTAAGGTCAAGCGAACTTTTCAGCAGTGACCTGACTTATAGTAAATCATCCGTTCTTAGTATGGATGAGGAAATTTACGATGAATTTGGTAACCTCATAGGAGGCGAGAATGACTCACTTGCTAGTTCTTCTGAGAGTGAAATCGAAAATATCTCCGGAGAAAAATCTGAGGAAGAGTCAGACGTTGCATCCCACAATGAGAACGAATCGCCACAACAAAACAACCAGCAATTGGTGCCCACTTTTGAGAAGGTATATGGAAACGAAGTGGAAGTGTTGATTGAGCAAGAAGACGCGCAGGATATCAACGTTCCCCTAGTACAACCTGAAATTGTAAAATCTgtcaaaattgaagaaactgacCTTCCCTCAACTACTTACTCCAAGGACTATTTAGCCCAATTAAGCCAGATACCAGAGCGAGTGATTAATTTGGCCTTTGTGGGAAATTTGCATTCAGGGAAGACAAGCTGCATTGATATGTTCGTTGAAGATACTCATGACTATGTCAACCAAGAAGCACACTCTTCGAAGAACTACAAACCCCAAAGATATACTGACACTTATAAACTAGAGATTGAGAGGCAAACCTCCATCAAATCAACTCCCATTACAATTCTGGGTACCAACTTAGCAGGCCAGTCCTCTGTCCTGAATATTATAGATACTCCAGGCCACATTGATTTCCTTGATGAACTAGCCGTGAGCCTTAGAGCAGTTGACAATGCTGTAATCGTGCTGGACTGTTTGGAAGGACTAACTATTGGAACCGAGCTTGTGATAGAGAATTGTTTAAAAACAGGAACCAATATGATTCTTATGGTTAACAAGTTTGACCGATTGATTTTGGAACTCAAACTACCTATTCAAGATGCTTATTTCAAGCTTCGTCATGTTATCGAACAAGTCAACCTTtttatcaaagaatctCCGTATCTGACCAAAAATTATAAGAGCAAGAGACTTTCTCCGGAGTTGGGCAATGTATGCTTTTCATCGACTACTTTCAATACGTGTTTCACGTTGTACAGCTTTGCCGAGTTATACGTCCAAACTAGACAGTTAACAGTACACCCTGCTGAACTTTCGAAAAGGTTATGGGGCGATGTTTTCTACGATCCGGAAACACGTAAATTCAGCAAGAAGGGGAAAGATCGTTCATTTATCAAGTTTATCTTAGAACCAATATATAAACTGGTTTCCATCACAATAACCAAGACACCAGAAGATTTATCCCTTTCGTTAGCTAAGTTGAATATTACTGAcatctccaaaaaatctctCCAACTAGATTCTCAGATTTTGTTAAAgatcattttcaaaagattttttggaaaaccATTGCAGGCTTTTACTTCATTATTAAACAAATCTGCTGTTTCACCAGTGGAATCTACAGAAACAAAGTTTTCGTCAATCTATCATGGTCCTCACATTTCTTGTGATAGCGCAAGGCCATTAGTAGCAGTCATCACTAAATTATTAGACGCATCACAAGGCACCAGCTTTCTCGGTCTTTGCCGAGTAGTTTCAGGAACACTTGAGAGGGGCTCTCAAATCACTGTGATTGGAGAGGGATTTTCTGAGTCTTATGATGAGGACTCTGTAACTGTTCCAGTGAGTGCTTTGTTCATCCCAGGAGGGAGATATCAGATTCCAGTCTCTAAGGTCTCAGCGGGCAATATATGCCTTCTATCATCCAATGAAAATTTCGATAACTTTATCTCTAGGCAAGTAGTCATTTACGATTCATCCAACCCAGAAAAGTTCAATGTGGAACCTATCGATTACATATTGACCCCAGTGCTGAAAGTTGCTCTTCAACCCATGAATCTCTCAGAGACTCCTAAGTTTTTAACAGGATTACGCAAAATCAAGAAATCATTTCCTGGATCGCAGATTAAAGTGGAAGAGAGTGGGGAGCATGTTGTGATTGGATCTGGAGAATTTTACATGGATTGTTTGCTACATGACCTGAGATATCTTTACACAGATATTGAAATAAAGGTCAGCGACCCAGTAACGAAGTTTATGGAATCATGCATTGAAAGCTCCAAGGTAAGGATACCTGTGGAATCATCAAATGGCAAAAATTCTATTTCTATAATAGCGGAGCCTTTGGAACCGgaaattgcaaaagatATGGAGAGCGGTCGAATAGATGTCCAGTATCGCCAAAGCAATTTGAAGTATGAAAGGTTTATTTCTCGGTGGTTCAAGGAATATGGATGGGATTCGTTAGCTGCCAATTCGATATGGAGTTTGGGACCTGAGAGTCATGACACAAATATTCTTATCGATGATACACTACCTGACGAGGTTGATAaaaaagctttgaaagGACTTCAAGATTCAGTTGTTCAGGGATTCAAGTGGGCTGCTAGAGAAGGGCCATTGTGTGATGAACCAATTAGCAATACCAAATTCAAGATAATTGAAGCTTCCCTAGCTTCAAGTCCTTTGGACGCTAATGGAGGGCAAATTATCCCAATGGTAAGAAAAGCATGTTACCTAGCCCTGATGATTGCAACACCTAAATTGATGGAGCCAGTATATCAGATTGATATCCTTTGTCGAAGTGATGTCGTTGGTAAACTTGAGAAGCTACTGGATAAAAGAAGAGGCACGATACTGCATGATACTCCAATTGGTGGCACTCCATTGTACAGAGTTGTGGGAATGGTACCCGTTattgattcttttggaCTAGAAACGGATATAAGAGTCATGACCCAAGGACTAGCTACATGTCTGCTACATTTCGCCAGATGGGACGCAGTTCCTGGGGATCCACTGGACGAACATGCTTTTATACCACAGTTAAAGCCGGCGCCCTTCAACTCGTTGGCCCGTGATTTTGTTACCAAAActagaaagagaaaaggaATAGGACAGGATCCGTCGTTAACAAAATACCTTGACGAGTCCGTAGTTATGGAGTTAAAAGAAAGTGGTGTTatctaagaaaaaaaggtTAGTTTTTACCTTTTAATTAATATACATTAATGGTTTATATATGCCTAAAACTCTAATGACGATTATTCTGCCTTCTCTTGCTTTTGCCGGGTCTAGGTTTTGCGTAGTTACTCTTACCAGGTCCACCGCCCTTACGTCTGTCATACTCAGAGAGATCAGCGCTACTTTCAGCGTcattctttctcttgaatCTCTTCATACCTCCTTGACCGTACTTGCTGTTCTTTGCCAATCTCTTACCGTTAGGCTTATGTCTATCGtgtctttcttcattaGTAGCAGCAGCTTCTTCCAGGGCAATGgcaaaatcatcatctccaagttcttggtcttttcttttaCGTTTGAGGGACTTGATTTTGtccaaagtttctttcttttccttttgacGACTTTGTAAAGTCTCATTTTGCACCTGTTTACCAAACTTCTTGAGTTGTCTTTGCTTTCTTGCGTCCTCTCGGGCCTTCTTTTCAGAAGCCTCTTCCACCAGCTTCGATTTCAATTTGTCCATGTGTTCATCCGATTTGATCATTTCGGCAAAGTAATCTAGAGGTCTTGAGAAAGGAATTTTCAGCTTTAAAATCTTGCTTCTACCTTCCAGAACTGCGTTGATTGCCTGTTTATAAAATGCAAGCTCTCTTTCAGTGTCATCGTAAATGTCAGTCACTTGAGAGGCAGTTGGCTCGTCTGACGTTATAGATTGATGTTCGTCAAACTTGCAGGTATCCCATGGCAATTGGATTCTGGCCAAGGATTCCTTGAGTGCAGCTTGGTTATTAATAGTCACTTTAGTGTAGGGAACAATGTCAGCATCAGAGTCAAACTCAACGTCAGACAATGGAAcatctttttcctcttcttcgtccTCTCCAGTCCCAGCTTCAGCctcttcatcgtcgtctAAATGTTCAGTGGCATCGTCAAAGacatcgtcatcatcatcatcggAGGATAATTCAGCTTCACTAGCTGATTGGGCCAATCTGTCTAGATCCAATCTGGCTTCGATGTCCTCGATGTCACTGCTGTTACTACTGACCTCTGACTCTCCTTCCTCGTATTCTTGctgtttcttcagttttctttgttccttttttgaaagaacGCTGctttcagctttttcagTCCTTTTGGCCatattgaaagattgaaagGAGGGTTAGGTTGATTCCGTGAAAGTAAGCTGagatgagtttgaaatttttttttttgtcgCTGATCCGGGTAAGCACAGAAAAGACTTGAAAGTCAGTTTTTCCTTCCTCAAGGGTTGGGCTTAGGTAGGCAGCCGAGGTAGGTCGCCAGCTATTCCCTCGCTCGTCCGTTCCCCACCAGTTTACCCTTTACACATTACGTAGGGTCCCCTCCTAACTATACGAGACACCACTTGAACCCCTCCCAAATCtagaaggagaaaaataGTTGCACGGATATAGCAAGATACTAGGGGACAAATGGGCAAAGTTCAAATTGATTATGACTACACGAGACACAAGAAGCCTAATGCAATTGTTTCATTCACCAATTTAGGTATTAAAATGTTTTCACCTATTCAGTGATCCAAATATCCGTCATTTCTTCTAGATAATTTTGTAAGTCTTCCTGAAAAAATGCGCGTTTCAAGTGACTCTGGCATAAACCGCAGTGTAGACCTGGAAAACATCAAGTAAAAGGTCTTCTGATGACCGGCAAAGGCCCAACTTGGATACTCTAATCGTAAATAAGCTAGTAAGAAAGTGCCGAAAAAATTCCTTGACCAAAACATGATTTATATGGATGGTATTAATTTATCGAAAGTATTAGGCGAGCGGTGGGTGGAATTGGGATTAGGTGCGGTGCAGTGCGGTTGCGCATGTGTTATTTACATTTTACTGccagaaagaaaagatatCAGGGGTCGTCTGCACGCAACACTGCAGCGACTCAGCTGTGCACTTACACTTACAGCTAACAAATCTAGAGTTCAACGGTAGGAAGCCTTTCTCCGCCCGCACTCAAGGGGGACAAGTTTCAGGATCCTGGTGTTTTTTCTCCCGTTAGCAGGGTAGTAAGATAAGTCAATTCGGTAACGGCAGGAGAGGTGGTAGGTAGGGTAGGTTAGGTATAATTATTTGGTCGTCAGCAACGTTTCAATCCATTAGAGTTTGAAGCCCTGGGGTGATTTCAGGCCTGTATCTTCAGTTATCTGATATTCGCATACGACCTTGGGAGCAGGTTACGAGAATCTGGTCAAGATAAGATGTGGTCGTGTTCACGTTCACACTAATTAATTGCCGTACTCAGTGGATCCAGATCAACTGGGGATCTTCTCTACGGAAGAATAATTATGTAAGGTAGGTAAGTAAAGGCATGGATGGCAGAAGAGAAGAGAAGCGCTGCATTTATTAGTTGATTGGGTGGGACAAAATAAAACAGACAGGGACGGAACGGAACGAACGGCACGTGGAACTGAACTCTGGGCATGCAGTCCCATCCCATCGCGTTGGCATTGGCTCGATCGACAActattcaaaaaatattaACCATAACTGCTTACCTCATCAATCAAGTTCTCATTCGCGTCTGATAGTCGATGGCATGAAGTAAATACCTACTCACCAAAGTCTAGCTAGTATAAGAAAAGTCGCAAATACAGCCCCACTAGAAATGACTTATGGGCTTGAGGATTCAGAAAAATGGAACTCAACGGCCCTTTTGTTAGATAAAAACCCCCTAGACAGCGTACGAAAGAGACGTATTGAAGCGCACATTACAGactcttcaaagttgaGGACATATCATGGAACACTCAACTCCACTATCAGTTTCCGCAACTTACAAAACTTTCGTGACATACAGAAAGATCCTGCACCGGAAAAGAGTAACACAGACACATTTCAAACGTACCAGAACAAGCAAGTTTCATACTCATCGAATAGTCCAAAGCCCTCTGGAATCACAGATCCAGTATCTACCAAAGACCAGTTTCGTCAAAATTTACAAGACGGTCAAGCCCTATTCAATAAGTTTTTGAACACGTCTAAAGCAGATAATCCTCAAAATGCTGGCTCAAAACAAATATCAACACCAATCTCCATGGAAAGTATTCAGTATAAAACATTGTCCCTAAAACTATTACGAATGATATTGTCCATGACTGTGGTCATTTGCCTGTTTATAATTAAGTTATTGACACTGATGGTGGgttttttgaaaagcaaaACGGAGACCCGATTTGCTCAACCATCGAGCTTTGACGACTTACAGAAAGAAAGTGCACAAAATGTGGCAGCGGATAACACTCatattcaatttcatcaagacTCAAATATCAACGCCTCGACTCCCATAAATCCAAACTTAAATGTGTTCAAGAAGGCCCCAGCTAGCATTCATCCCagaaatcaagttcaagcGAAATTGCTGAATGCTCAATTTGGAACACCTTCAGGTATTTCGTCACCCATTATATCAGATTTCATATCACCAAACGACATGGGTACTCCCATAGACcatcaaaattttgaaaagaaaacgGACGCCTCGACTTTCAACTGGCAATATGATGCTCCCATTAATCATGCTTCTCAAACTTTTAGTGATGGCGGATATGGAACCCATTTCTATACCTCAAAGAAGTCAAGCAATCAAAAGAACACAGAGACAAGCTTTTTAAAGAAACTATTTGCCAAAGACACAACAGTTTTAGATTTGGCCCCCATTGATACTAATGCAGACAGTATGGAAATCTGGCAACCATCAATTAATAAAAGCCACGATAAGAAGATCAACGATATGTTTGAACTTACCCAACGACTTCGGGCTTCCTTAATGGCTGAGGAACAACAAAAGAAACCACCCACTCAAGACCTGCTTTTagattcttttttcaaaagaaacgaaTTACTTATAACGAAGAGAAATAATTGGACGGAAGACAATAAGTATGAAAAGCTGGAGAATGATTATGAAACTTATCAGGCGATTAtgcaagaaaagaagaagagagaagagCTTAtacagttggaaaagtcaTCTCTTCTTCCCTTGGTACAACCTCTCAAACTTGAATACTTGAACTTGGTGCAGAAATACTGgaattccaaagatttgacaaagaaaatcGTTACAGGCATAAGCGCTGAGGTGTTTGTGAGAGATTTAAAAACTTTGATAAATTCAAGATGGATCAATGACAGTGTTATTGATTTTTATCTATCTTTAGTCTCTCATAGATCAACTCAAAGCTCCTTTTTGCCATCTGTTTTTGCATTCACCACACACTTTTATACAACATTTACAAGTCGAGGATATGAGAGTGTTAAGAGATGGgccaaaagaagaaaagttgACATCACCAAGCTTGACTATGTTTTTGTTCCTatcaatattttgaatTCCCATTGGGCATTGGGAGTTATCGATAATAAGCGTAAGCGGTTTCAATACTATGACTCCTTGAAAGGGGAAGGACAAACTCCAGTTTTAAACCACTTAAGAACTTTTGCCCTGAAGGAGGCTGAAAGGATCTACGGTGATAAAGTACCCATTAATTTCCATGAATACCTATTAGATTATAACACGAATTCTCCTCAGCAAAAGAATGGATCAGATTGTGGTGTTTTTACATGTGCCACAGTTGAGTTTCTTTCCAGAGAGAAAgcattgaaattttcacAAACCGATATGCCACTCATACGTCAAAGAATGGCCTACGAAATAATCACAGGAAAATTGTTAGAGTGATAATATATATACTATTAATAAACTACGTTGTCAAATCTTTAATCTTCTTTTCGTAATCAATAATCAAATTATTGCTCGTAGTGATCTTTTCATCCAGATACTTGAATCTGGTCTTGAAGTAGGAGCTGTTCTCTGGAAACTTGGAAAGCTCGTCTTCCCACTTGGAAATCTTACCTGTTTCTAAGGTGATCAGAGACTTCAAATAATTACTTTCCAGTTCTCTAAACGAGTCCTTGTTGGCGACCAAATGCTTAAAGACTTCTTCATACAACGGCTTACCAGCCCTAATTTCTGTTATTAAACCTGTCGTTTTGGTCAAGCAAACTAACTCTGATTTCTCCATTTCTGTGAGGATCTGCTTCCCATTTGACTTGAACAGTGGATTCAAAAGCAAGTCTTTGTATTTTACTGACCCTTGATCATTTAACATTTTGATAAGAGCCCATACTTCTGCTGGCCCAAAAGTATTATGACCTTTATTCAAAAATACTTGCATCAATTGCTCCGCAGTTTGATCGACCATCTCTTCAAGAGCACCGGTGGGTGTTTCACCGCTGTTCAGTCGTCTCATATAAGCTTGGAGGTCCGACATCCTTCCTCCAAGAGGCCGGATTGTCTCTTGGACTTCTTCAACGAACTTTTCAGTCACTTTGGATTCTTCGAACTGACTGAGAACGTATGACTTGGAGGACTCAAAGGAAGCGTCAGAGATAGGAATAACTTTAAACACGTTATCAGGTAAAACGTCAGACAAAACTTGTAAACTTCCCACATCGTCGGTAAGATATATCACATGTGCGATATTCAACGTGACAAGCTTCCCAGCCCAGTCTGCAAGTTCTTTATAGATGAAAGCATTTGTTTCGTTAGCTTTTTTGGAAGCCTGAAATCTGTCTATAACAATCACAGGCTTGACGTCAGGATattgctgaagaaaatcttcCTCCTTTAAGGGCAGGGTGTCACCTTCACAAGACAACTCATTCAAGTAATTCGAGTAGCAAGCTAAGCAGATACCCCTGATGGTGCTGGCGGTAAGAAACAGCATATTCTTGatctgtttctctttggatTCATTCAATCCGGTTTTTTGACCAGTGAGACCTTGAGTTACCAGATCCACATAAGTAAAAAGCGAGTTGAACCAAGGGAATGAGGGATAATAGCCCACTTGATGAGCAacagctttcaaaaaactgGCTTCACTTCTTGCCTTTATCAGCTCATCACAATCCAAATGCAGGACATTTGCCCTATCACTAAGGACATGCGAAAAAACAATCTCTCTCTTTCCTGTGCCCTTAGGACCAACAACTACGATAAAACTATTGATGTTCTCTTTCAGGAGGAGTTTTAGTTCTTCAACACGAGCCAACCTTTCACCCCAAGCGCTTTGGTTGAGGGCAAATGAACCAGTGGTATGGTATTCATTTGTTGTAATTAATTTTCTTAAAGAATCTTTAGTGATACTGAAAAAGCCAATGATAGATTTGAAGAGGGACGAGCGCCACAATTTATTCAAGGAATACCTTTGAgtgatcttttctttgatgaaaaaagaCCTTATTGGGTCAAATATCAGAACAGCGAGGGAAGCCAATATAGCGATTATGATTGGGAATGCTATCCGAGGGTGATTGGCAATAGAATCTTTAATAACGTTGTGACGAACAATTGGAATATACTGTATGTGCAGATATGTTCCACCTAAATTCAGCCCCGTAATACAATGTCTCGCATTGATAGCAGAAGATGTTGACTTGAATGACACTTGGGCTTTCTTGTTGGCGTCAGTCGCAGGCTTGATGTCTATCAATTCGCCATACCTTCTGAATAGCAGATACATATCCTCTTGAGTGAGCGGTGGACCCTCAAATTCCACCTCTATTTGGTTGGAAGGATAACGTCTTAAGTCTTCAATCCAAGGAATACCCTTGACTGGGTGAACTGTAGGAGACATGATGCGATTCAGAATACCTCGTTTGCTATTCTTTGCCACATGCTTGGTTACATTTTTATTAAATTCAGCAACTGTGGTAGTTTCCGGTACAACAAATTTGACAAACACTCCTCCATCTCGTGGTATGGTGATAATATCTTCTATGTCAAAAGTGCACGACGTTGGAGTGTTTGAGCACAAATCTGTTATCCTTTTTCTTAGGGCTACTTCACTGGTACCCCAAAAGCGCGTTAAATACTGCTTGATATCCCATCTATTTGATTTAAAAGGTATAACCGTTCCAAAATAAAGAAGAGTTTCTTGACTGCCCTTTTGAATTACCCCAGTCCTAGTGGCGTCGTCTTCCTCACCAATATTCTGGCTGTCTAAAATGGCTTCATTGGAAACAAACCGTTtgctcaaagaaaaggcTTGAATCCATTGTCTCTGGTAGGGTTTGGTTAACTTAGTAGCAACTAGGCCCAGCTGGCTTCTGGTTCCAAGCATTAAGAGAGAGCAAAGTGTTGAAAGAGATGGAGTTAGATTAAGATTGCGGCCGCGATTACTACAGATAACAACATATATTATATGATTATCTAATACGAGATGAGATGAGCCTTCTCTGGTGGGGTTCGAGAGATGGGATAGATCAGATCTCTTCCGTCTCTTCAAACACATCATCGTAATTGTTGATCAAGTCCTCACAAATGAAGTTCATGATACCAAAATAGTCTCTCGTGATAGCTGGAGAAACAGTTTCGGTGAAGGTAGCCCCCAAAATTGTCGCAAGGTTGGAAGCACtcattttgttgaactcTTTATAATCATCCACAATCTTTAAATGGCGAAT
This window of the Komagataella phaffii GS115 chromosome 2, complete sequence genome carries:
- a CDS encoding GTPase component of U5 snRNP involved in mRNA splicing via spliceosome, whose amino-acid sequence is MDEEIYDEFGNLIGGENDSLASSSESEIENISGEKSEEESDVASHNENESPQQNNQQLVPTFEKVYGNEVEVLIEQEDAQDINVPLVQPEIVKSVKIEETDLPSTTYSKDYLAQLSQIPERVINLAFVGNLHSGKTSCIDMFVEDTHDYVNQEAHSSKNYKPQRYTDTYKLEIERQTSIKSTPITILGTNLAGQSSVLNIIDTPGHIDFLDELAVSLRAVDNAVIVLDCLEGLTIGTELVIENCLKTGTNMILMVNKFDRLILELKLPIQDAYFKLRHVIEQVNLFIKESPYLTKNYKSKRLSPELGNVCFSSTTFNTCFTLYSFAELYVQTRQLTVHPAELSKRLWGDVFYDPETRKFSKKGKDRSFIKFILEPIYKLVSITITKTPEDLSLSLAKLNITDISKKSLQLDSQILLKIIFKRFFGKPLQAFTSLLNKSAVSPVESTETKFSSIYHGPHISCDSARPLVAVITKLLDASQGTSFLGLCRVVSGTLERGSQITVIGEGFSESYDEDSVTVPVSALFIPGGRYQIPVSKVSAGNICLLSSNENFDNFISRQVVIYDSSNPEKFNVEPIDYILTPVLKVALQPMNLSETPKFLTGLRKIKKSFPGSQIKVEESGEHVVIGSGEFYMDCLLHDLRYLYTDIEIKVSDPVTKFMESCIESSKVRIPVESSNGKNSISIIAEPLEPEIAKDMESGRIDVQYRQSNLKYERFISRWFKEYGWDSLAANSIWSLGPESHDTNILIDDTLPDEVDKKALKGLQDSVVQGFKWAAREGPLCDEPISNTKFKIIEASLASSPLDANGGQIIPMVRKACYLALMIATPKLMEPVYQIDILCRSDVVGKLEKLLDKRRGTILHDTPIGGTPLYRVVGMVPVIDSFGLETDIRVMTQGLATCLLHFARWDAVPGDPLDEHAFIPQLKPAPFNSLARDFVTKTRKRKGIGQDPSLTKYLDESVVMELKESGVI
- a CDS encoding Essential protein required for the maturation of 25S rRNA and 60S ribosomal subunit assembly, translated to MAKRTEKAESSVLSKKEQRKLKKQQEYEEGESEVSSNSSDIEDIEARLDLDRLAQSASEAELSSDDDDDDVFDDATEHLDDDEEAEAGTGEDEEEEKDVPLSDVEFDSDADIVPYTKVTINNQAALKESLARIQLPWDTCKFDEHQSITSDEPTASQVTDIYDDTERELAFYKQAINAVLEGRSKILKLKIPFSRPLDYFAEMIKSDEHMDKLKSKLVEEASEKKAREDARKQRQLKKFGKQVQNETLQSRQKEKKETLDKIKSLKRKRKDQELGDDDFAIALEEAAATNEERHDRHKPNGKRLAKNSKYGQGGMKRFKRKNDAESSADLSEYDRRKGGGPGKSNYAKPRPGKSKRRQNNRH
- a CDS encoding Ubl (ubiquitin-like protein)-specific protease that cleaves Smt3p protein conjugates, whose translation is MTYGLEDSEKWNSTALLLDKNPLDSVRKRRIEAHITDSSKLRTYHGTLNSTISFRNLQNFRDIQKDPAPEKSNTDTFQTYQNKQVSYSSNSPKPSGITDPVSTKDQFRQNLQDGQALFNKFLNTSKADNPQNAGSKQISTPISMESIQYKTLSLKLLRMILSMTVVICLFIIKLLTLMVGFLKSKTETRFAQPSSFDDLQKESAQNVAADNTHIQFHQDSNINASTPINPNLNVFKKAPASIHPRNQVQAKLLNAQFGTPSGISSPIISDFISPNDMGTPIDHQNFEKKTDASTFNWQYDAPINHASQTFSDGGYGTHFYTSKKSSNQKNTETSFLKKLFAKDTTVLDLAPIDTNADSMEIWQPSINKSHDKKINDMFELTQRLRASLMAEEQQKKPPTQDLLLDSFFKRNELLITKRNNWTEDNKYEKLENDYETYQAIMQEKKKREELIQLEKSSLLPLVQPLKLEYLNLVQKYWNSKDLTKKIVTGISAEVFVRDLKTLINSRWINDSVIDFYLSLVSHRSTQSSFLPSVFAFTTHFYTTFTSRGYESVKRWAKRRKVDITKLDYVFVPINILNSHWALGVIDNKRKRFQYYDSLKGEGQTPVLNHLRTFALKEAERIYGDKVPINFHEYLLDYNTNSPQQKNGSDCGVFTCATVEFLSREKALKFSQTDMPLIRQRMAYEIITGKLLE
- a CDS encoding Integral inner mitochondrial membrane protein → MLGTRSQLGLVATKLTKPYQRQWIQAFSLSKRFVSNEAILDSQNIGEEDDATRTGVIQKGSQETLLYFGTVIPFKSNRWDIKQYLTRFWGTSEVALRKRITDLCSNTPTSCTFDIEDIITIPRDGGVFVKFVVPETTTVAEFNKNVTKHVAKNSKRGILNRIMSPTVHPVKGIPWIEDLRRYPSNQIEVEFEGPPLTQEDMYLLFRRYGELIDIKPATDANKKAQVSFKSTSSAINARHCITGLNLGGTYLHIQYIPIVRHNVIKDSIANHPRIAFPIIIAILASLAVLIFDPIRSFFIKEKITQRYSLNKLWRSSLFKSIIGFFSITKDSLRKLITTNEYHTTGSFALNQSAWGERLARVEELKLLLKENINSFIVVVGPKGTGKREIVFSHVLSDRANVLHLDCDELIKARSEASFLKAVAHQVGYYPSFPWFNSLFTYVDLVTQGLTGQKTGLNESKEKQIKNMLFLTASTIRGICLACYSNYLNELSCEGDTLPLKEEDFLQQYPDVKPVIVIDRFQASKKANETNAFIYKELADWAGKLVTLNIAHVIYLTDDVGSLQVLSDVLPDNVFKVIPISDASFESSKSYVLSQFEESKVTEKFVEEVQETIRPLGGRMSDLQAYMRRLNSGETPTGALEEMVDQTAEQLMQVFLNKGHNTFGPAEVWALIKMLNDQGSVKYKDLLLNPLFKSNGKQILTEMEKSELVCLTKTTGLITEIRAGKPLYEEVFKHLVANKDSFRELESNYLKSLITLETGKISKWEDELSKFPENSSYFKTRFKYLDEKITTSNNLIIDYEKKIKDLTT